In Rhizobium sp. WSM4643, the following are encoded in one genomic region:
- a CDS encoding carbohydrate ABC transporter permease produces MMSESSLFSHRWLPLLLVAPLMLLIAFFFYVPVFQAFYWSFFLERPFGGGSMFVGWDNFARVFSDPEFWEGCWRTIVFMVTASSLAVVVPLILAVAADRKIRLSLPARNVLVWPKGVAGASIGVVFAFIFNPFVGVLAPLNSAFPGIWAPGIDGTDAFITLIAAHVWGGIPFNFVILLAGLQSIPKTIHQAAAMDGAGPWRRIFDVQLPLIMPQLFLTLVLEFTESVTSAFALIDTITRGGPGAATTLLVYKIYTDGFSGYDLSGASTQTAILMVFVVLLTAAQFLFLGRRINYER; encoded by the coding sequence ATGATGTCGGAATCTTCTCTCTTCAGCCATCGCTGGCTGCCGCTTTTGCTGGTGGCGCCGCTCATGCTGCTGATCGCATTTTTCTTCTACGTGCCTGTTTTTCAGGCCTTCTACTGGTCATTCTTCCTCGAACGCCCCTTCGGTGGCGGTTCGATGTTCGTCGGCTGGGACAATTTCGCTCGGGTGTTCTCCGATCCGGAGTTCTGGGAGGGCTGTTGGCGCACCATCGTCTTCATGGTCACCGCCTCCTCACTCGCGGTGGTGGTCCCGCTGATCCTTGCGGTCGCGGCCGACCGGAAGATCCGCCTGTCGTTGCCGGCGCGCAATGTGCTGGTCTGGCCGAAGGGGGTTGCCGGCGCTTCGATCGGCGTCGTCTTCGCCTTCATCTTCAATCCGTTCGTCGGCGTGCTCGCGCCACTCAACTCAGCCTTTCCGGGCATCTGGGCGCCCGGCATCGACGGCACGGATGCCTTCATCACGCTGATCGCAGCGCATGTCTGGGGCGGCATCCCGTTCAATTTCGTCATTCTGCTCGCTGGACTGCAGTCGATCCCGAAGACCATTCACCAGGCAGCCGCAATGGATGGGGCGGGGCCGTGGCGGCGGATTTTCGACGTGCAACTGCCGCTCATCATGCCGCAGCTCTTCCTGACGCTGGTGCTCGAGTTCACCGAAAGCGTCACCTCGGCCTTCGCGCTGATCGATACGATCACCCGTGGTGGTCCGGGCGCGGCCACCACGTTGCTCGTCTACAAAATCTACACCGACGGTTTCAGCGGCTACGACCTCTCCGGCGCCTCGACCCAGACGGCGATCCTGATGGTCTTCGTCGTCCTCCTCACCGCCGCCCAATTCCTCTTCCTCGGCCGGCGCATCAACTACGAGCGGTGA
- a CDS encoding ABC transporter permease subunit: protein MIENARSLNIAASLVLIVGIVYILGPLYLTLTTASQSYEFMLRNGLAWYPGDQFFANAAHIFTETHIPIQMLNSLVVAFGDAFATCVLSLLSAYAIVYFRVRWAGVVFALILATIMLPIEIRVITTYQAASNVFSPVNALLDITGLNGLIAQVFGAPVKLEWSVLNTHFGLIAPLVAHGTGTFLFRQFFLTLPKDLLKAARMDGAGPIRFLFDILLPLSRTSFGALFVLTFLSGWTQYLWPLVAASTSDMQTAVVGLARLVPDSDGEIPDFPMIMAGAVIVSIFPLAMIALLQRYLVQGLALTEK from the coding sequence ATGATCGAAAACGCACGTTCCCTCAATATCGCAGCCAGCCTCGTCCTCATCGTCGGCATCGTCTATATCCTCGGGCCGCTGTACCTGACCCTGACGACAGCCTCGCAATCCTATGAATTCATGTTGCGCAACGGGCTCGCCTGGTATCCCGGCGACCAGTTTTTCGCCAATGCGGCGCACATCTTCACCGAGACGCACATCCCGATCCAGATGCTGAACAGTCTGGTGGTCGCCTTCGGCGACGCATTCGCGACCTGCGTCCTGTCGCTTCTGTCGGCCTATGCCATCGTCTATTTCCGTGTTCGCTGGGCGGGTGTGGTCTTCGCGCTGATTCTGGCGACCATCATGCTGCCAATCGAGATCCGCGTCATCACCACCTACCAGGCCGCGTCGAACGTGTTTTCGCCGGTTAACGCGCTGCTCGATATCACCGGTTTGAACGGGCTGATCGCCCAAGTCTTCGGCGCGCCGGTAAAGCTTGAATGGAGCGTGCTGAACACGCATTTCGGACTGATCGCGCCGCTTGTGGCGCATGGCACCGGCACCTTCCTGTTCCGCCAGTTCTTCCTCACCTTGCCCAAGGATCTGCTCAAAGCGGCGCGCATGGATGGGGCGGGGCCGATCCGCTTCCTTTTCGATATCCTGCTGCCCTTGTCGCGCACCAGTTTCGGCGCGCTTTTCGTGCTGACCTTCCTCAGCGGCTGGACGCAATATCTCTGGCCGCTGGTCGCCGCCTCGACGTCAGACATGCAGACCGCCGTCGTCGGGCTGGCGCGGCTCGTGCCGGATTCGGACGGCGAGATTCCCGACTTTCCGATGATCATGGCCGGCGCCGTCATCGTTTCCATATTTCCGCTCGCGATGATCGCGCTGCTGCAGCGCTATCTCGTCCAGGGCCTTGCTCTCACGGAGAAATAG
- a CDS encoding ABC transporter ATP-binding protein, whose protein sequence is MNAIDIAIRAAAANITLSGVTKAYDAETVIIPPMDVELRAGEFSVVLGPSGCGKSTLLQMIAGLERVSGGTIVIGGRQVQDLEPKHRGCAMVFQNYALYPHMSVFDNIAYSLRVAGMAKAERIERVGAVAKMLGLSDFLGRKPVQLSGGQRQRVAIGRAIIREPGVLLFDEPLSNLDAQLRHDMRVELAELHRRIGATTIFVTHDQVEAMTLADRILILNKGRIEQFDTPKAIYHQPASVFVAKFIGAPPMNILPVTGDGTVLRLADGQVVAQARLTGDYKLGIRPEDILIGGGANGHVVTSALRFREDLGSHAILAAALGGSVMRIATAFGVEMPDHSQLSLNFPASRLHLFDAESGRAIPGAFGAN, encoded by the coding sequence ATGAACGCCATCGACATAGCCATTCGCGCTGCTGCCGCCAACATCACGCTGTCAGGCGTCACCAAGGCCTATGACGCGGAGACCGTCATCATTCCGCCGATGGATGTCGAGCTCAGGGCCGGTGAATTCAGCGTCGTGCTCGGTCCCTCCGGTTGCGGCAAGTCCACGCTGCTGCAGATGATCGCGGGGCTGGAGCGGGTAAGCGGCGGCACGATCGTCATCGGCGGCCGGCAGGTGCAGGATCTGGAGCCGAAACACCGCGGCTGCGCCATGGTGTTCCAGAACTATGCGCTCTATCCGCATATGAGCGTCTTCGATAACATCGCCTACAGCCTCAGGGTCGCCGGCATGGCGAAGGCCGAGCGCATCGAGCGGGTCGGCGCGGTGGCGAAGATGCTTGGGCTGTCGGACTTCCTCGGCCGCAAACCGGTACAGCTTTCCGGCGGCCAGCGCCAGCGCGTCGCGATTGGCCGCGCCATCATACGCGAGCCCGGCGTACTTCTATTCGACGAGCCCCTCTCCAACCTCGACGCGCAGCTCAGGCACGACATGCGTGTCGAACTTGCCGAACTGCACCGGCGCATCGGCGCCACCACCATCTTCGTCACCCACGATCAGGTGGAGGCGATGACGCTGGCCGACCGCATCCTCATCCTCAACAAGGGGCGGATCGAACAGTTCGACACGCCGAAGGCGATCTATCACCAGCCGGCCTCGGTCTTCGTCGCCAAATTCATCGGCGCGCCGCCGATGAATATCCTGCCGGTCACCGGCGACGGCACAGTGCTCAGGCTCGCCGACGGGCAGGTGGTGGCGCAAGCCCGGCTTACCGGCGACTATAAGCTCGGCATCCGGCCAGAGGATATCCTGATCGGTGGCGGGGCCAACGGACATGTGGTCACGTCAGCTCTGCGGTTTCGCGAGGATCTCGGCTCGCACGCGATCCTGGCAGCCGCGCTCGGCGGCTCAGTCATGAGGATCGCGACAGCCTTCGGCGTCGAGATGCCGGATCACAGCCAACTCTCTCTCAATTTCCCTGCCTCCCGCCTGCATCTCTTCGATGCGGAAAGCGGCAGGGCCATACCAGGCGCATTCGGCGCAAACTAG
- a CDS encoding LLM class flavin-dependent oxidoreductase: MKKIGFLSFGHWTPSPQSQTRSAGDALLQSIDLAVAAEELGADGAYFRVHHFARQLAAPFPLLSAVGARTSRIEIGTAVIDMRYENPLYMAEDAGAADLIAGGRLQLGISRGSPEQVIDGWRHFGYAPPEGQSEADMARHHAEVFLEVLRGEGFAKPNPRPMFPNPPGLLRLEPHSEGLRERIWWGASSNATAVWAAKLGMNLQSSTLKDDETGEPFHVQQADQIRAYREVWKEAGHTRQPRVSVSRSIFALVDDRDRAYFGYGNDGEDKIGFIDEKTRAIFGRSYAAEPDALIKQLAEDQAIAEADTLLLTVPNQLGVDYNAHVIEAILTHVAPAMGWR, translated from the coding sequence ATGAAGAAGATCGGTTTCCTCTCGTTCGGACACTGGACGCCCTCGCCCCAATCGCAGACGCGCTCGGCCGGCGACGCGCTGCTGCAGTCGATCGACCTTGCCGTCGCGGCCGAGGAGCTCGGCGCCGACGGAGCGTATTTTCGCGTGCATCATTTCGCCCGACAGCTGGCCGCACCCTTCCCGCTGCTATCAGCCGTCGGCGCGAGAACAAGCCGGATCGAGATCGGCACCGCCGTCATCGACATGCGCTACGAGAACCCGCTTTATATGGCCGAGGATGCCGGTGCGGCCGACCTCATCGCCGGCGGCCGCCTGCAGCTCGGCATCAGCCGCGGTTCGCCCGAACAGGTGATCGATGGCTGGCGCCATTTCGGTTATGCCCCGCCAGAGGGCCAGAGCGAGGCCGATATGGCCCGCCATCACGCCGAAGTCTTCCTCGAAGTGCTGCGCGGCGAAGGATTTGCCAAACCGAACCCACGGCCGATGTTTCCAAACCCGCCCGGCCTCCTGCGCCTAGAGCCGCATTCCGAGGGCCTGCGCGAGCGGATCTGGTGGGGCGCAAGCTCGAATGCCACCGCCGTTTGGGCAGCCAAGCTCGGGATGAACCTGCAGAGTTCGACGCTGAAGGACGATGAGACGGGCGAACCGTTCCACGTCCAGCAGGCCGACCAGATTCGCGCATACCGCGAGGTCTGGAAAGAAGCCGGCCACACGCGCCAGCCGCGCGTCTCGGTCAGCCGCAGCATCTTCGCACTGGTCGACGACCGCGACCGCGCCTATTTCGGCTATGGCAACGACGGTGAAGACAAGATCGGCTTCATCGACGAGAAGACCCGGGCGATCTTCGGCCGCAGCTACGCCGCCGAACCCGACGCCTTGATCAAGCAGCTCGCTGAAGACCAAGCCATCGCCGAGGCAGACACCCTGCTGCTGACCGTCCCCAACCAGCTCGGCGTCGACTACAACGCCCATGTCATTGAAGCGATCCTCACCCACGTCGCGC
- a CDS encoding DNA helicase, translated as MKMSAPIYHLKRKARKLSRAEDMPLHQALDRIALEEGYGGWSLLAAKAAAEAPAGKLFQQLRPGDLLLVGARPGHGKTLMGLELAVEAMKSGRPGVFFSLEYTEEDIVDRFRAIGVDRARFERLFEFDGSDAISSAYIAERLAAAPRGTLVVIDYLQLLDQRRENPELSVQVCTLKAFARERGLIVVFISQIDRSYERSQKPLPDIADIRLPNPLDLKLFDKMCFLNNGQVAFQAAR; from the coding sequence ATGAAGATGTCTGCGCCTATCTATCACCTGAAGCGTAAAGCCAGAAAGCTTTCCCGAGCCGAGGACATGCCCTTGCACCAGGCGCTCGACCGCATAGCCCTGGAAGAAGGCTACGGCGGCTGGAGCCTGCTTGCGGCAAAAGCAGCGGCGGAAGCACCCGCCGGCAAGCTGTTTCAGCAATTGCGGCCCGGCGATCTCCTGCTCGTCGGCGCCCGGCCCGGCCACGGCAAGACCCTGATGGGGCTCGAACTCGCCGTCGAGGCGATGAAATCAGGCCGTCCAGGTGTGTTCTTCTCGCTGGAATATACGGAAGAGGATATTGTCGATCGCTTTCGCGCCATCGGTGTCGACCGGGCACGATTCGAGCGTCTGTTCGAATTCGACGGCTCCGATGCTATCAGCTCCGCCTACATCGCCGAGAGACTGGCGGCCGCACCGCGCGGCACGCTCGTCGTCATCGACTATCTACAACTGCTCGACCAGAGGCGGGAGAACCCCGAACTCTCCGTCCAGGTCTGCACTCTGAAGGCTTTCGCCCGCGAGCGCGGCTTGATCGTGGTCTTCATCTCCCAGATCGATCGATCCTACGAGCGATCGCAAAAGCCCCTGCCTGATATCGCCGATATCAGGCTGCCGAACCCGCTCGACTTGAAACTGTTCGACAAGATGTGCTTCTTGAACAACGGCCAGGTGGCATTTCAGGCTGCGCGATAA
- a CDS encoding extracellular solute-binding protein → MKISILAAAAALTAGACSAQAANIEFWYGNTGVVEKAIQDQCSAFNAAQSEHHITCVGQGSYEVSMQKAIAAFRANNHPVLIQFFDAGTLDLMLSDAVVPVQAELPEVKWGNYIAGARAYYETSGGALFAQPYNASTLLFYTNKTELEKAGITKTPATWEEIIEAARKLKASGHACPFTTDGDTWRVLEQFSARHGLPIASKHNGYDGLDAEYVFNTTFAAKHLQNLIDWRKEGLVKLNADTKAGNFTAAFNTGECAMMENSSGSYTASAKAFEGKYELSIGMAPMYDGYERHNTFVGGASIYIMKGHDKAEIEGAKAFLDFLRRPEQQMFLTAVTGYVPVTNDVMDAIAKSGEANSPKYATAAVGIESMNQPRTPDTRGIRLGFYVQFRQVFMEETQKAFAGQETMQVALYNAKRRGDELLRRFEQTYKGVKMQ, encoded by the coding sequence ATGAAGATTTCCATTCTGGCGGCTGCGGCCGCGTTGACGGCGGGCGCATGTTCGGCGCAGGCCGCTAATATCGAATTCTGGTACGGCAATACCGGCGTCGTCGAAAAGGCGATCCAGGACCAGTGCAGCGCTTTCAATGCCGCACAATCGGAGCATCACATCACCTGCGTCGGCCAGGGCAGCTACGAAGTGTCGATGCAGAAGGCAATCGCCGCCTTCCGTGCCAACAACCACCCCGTCCTCATCCAGTTCTTCGACGCCGGCACGCTCGACCTGATGCTGTCAGATGCCGTCGTGCCGGTCCAGGCGGAGCTGCCCGAGGTCAAGTGGGGCAATTATATCGCTGGCGCGCGGGCCTACTACGAAACCTCCGGTGGCGCGCTTTTCGCGCAGCCCTACAATGCCTCGACGTTGCTGTTCTATACCAACAAGACCGAGCTTGAGAAAGCCGGCATCACCAAGACGCCTGCGACCTGGGAAGAGATCATCGAGGCCGCCCGCAAGCTTAAGGCTTCAGGTCATGCCTGCCCCTTCACCACAGATGGCGATACATGGCGCGTGCTCGAACAGTTTTCCGCCCGCCATGGCCTGCCGATCGCCTCAAAGCATAACGGCTATGACGGTCTCGACGCCGAATATGTGTTCAACACGACCTTCGCCGCCAAGCATCTCCAGAATCTGATCGACTGGCGCAAGGAAGGCCTCGTCAAGCTCAATGCCGATACCAAGGCCGGCAACTTCACCGCCGCCTTCAACACCGGCGAATGCGCCATGATGGAGAATTCCTCGGGTTCCTATACCGCCTCGGCGAAGGCGTTCGAAGGCAAATACGAGCTCAGCATCGGCATGGCGCCGATGTATGATGGCTACGAACGACACAACACCTTTGTCGGCGGCGCCTCGATCTACATCATGAAGGGTCATGACAAAGCCGAGATCGAAGGTGCCAAGGCCTTCCTCGACTTCCTGCGCCGTCCCGAACAGCAGATGTTCCTGACCGCCGTCACCGGCTACGTCCCCGTCACCAACGACGTGATGGATGCGATCGCCAAGAGCGGCGAGGCGAACTCGCCGAAATATGCGACGGCGGCCGTCGGCATCGAATCGATGAACCAGCCGCGCACGCCAGATACCCGCGGCATCCGGCTGGGCTTCTATGTACAGTTCCGCCAGGTGTTCATGGAAGAGACCCAGAAGGCATTTGCCGGCCAGGAGACCATGCAGGTGGCGCTCTACAACGCCAAGAGGCGTGGCGACGAGCTGCTGCGTCGCTTCGAGCAGACCTACAAGGGCGTGAAGATGCAGTGA
- a CDS encoding ROK family transcriptional regulator: protein MTYFPEPLIAQHFLREGGGVVSSNERDLLRLIWRHPGLSRSEVTGHTDLTQQSVYRIIDQLEERGIISFGSPKPGAGRGQPSPTLRLNGCYAYSCGISVNTDVIGICLMDISGKVLAESSIILRERSMAQSLDLVLEQLVEHQRENDLSEETFFGIGFAIAGFHVSGTRYNAPLPLHEWSLIELGPLLSEFFGKPVWVHNGGKAGTVAESMFGAGRYIRHFAYLSFNYGFGGGLVSNGELLHNGIGNAGEFSGMYDAEENKRRPALQYLIENLNRNGVDVPSISYMRKHFDPKWPGVVEWVDEVAPAYSRLINAIWAIFDPQGIVFGGQIPSALAQLLIDRTEIFDRPRYGVPRPRPKLIISEIASDASAMGAAIAPFKSAYY from the coding sequence ATGACCTATTTCCCGGAGCCGCTGATCGCCCAGCACTTCCTTCGCGAAGGCGGTGGCGTCGTCTCTTCGAACGAACGCGATCTGCTGAGGTTGATCTGGCGTCACCCCGGGCTGTCGCGCTCCGAAGTCACCGGCCACACCGACCTCACCCAGCAATCCGTCTACCGGATCATCGACCAGTTGGAGGAACGCGGCATCATTTCCTTCGGCTCGCCAAAACCCGGCGCCGGTCGTGGCCAGCCGAGCCCAACGCTCCGGCTTAACGGTTGCTACGCCTATTCGTGCGGCATCTCGGTCAATACCGACGTGATCGGCATCTGCCTGATGGATATATCTGGCAAGGTGCTGGCCGAAAGCAGCATCATCCTGCGGGAACGTTCGATGGCCCAGTCGCTCGATCTCGTCCTGGAGCAGCTGGTCGAACACCAGAGAGAGAACGACCTCTCCGAGGAGACTTTCTTCGGGATCGGCTTTGCCATCGCCGGTTTCCACGTCAGCGGCACCCGCTACAACGCCCCGCTGCCGCTGCACGAGTGGTCGCTCATCGAACTTGGGCCGCTACTGTCGGAATTTTTCGGCAAGCCGGTCTGGGTGCACAATGGCGGCAAGGCGGGAACGGTCGCCGAATCCATGTTCGGCGCCGGCCGCTATATCAGGCACTTCGCTTATCTGAGCTTCAACTACGGCTTCGGCGGCGGCCTGGTCAGCAACGGCGAGCTGCTGCATAACGGCATCGGCAATGCCGGCGAATTCTCGGGCATGTACGACGCCGAGGAGAACAAGCGCCGGCCGGCTTTGCAATATCTGATCGAAAACCTCAACCGCAATGGCGTCGATGTTCCCTCGATCAGCTACATGCGCAAGCATTTCGACCCGAAATGGCCAGGCGTCGTGGAATGGGTGGACGAGGTGGCGCCTGCCTATAGCCGCCTCATCAACGCGATCTGGGCGATCTTCGATCCGCAAGGGATCGTCTTCGGCGGCCAAATTCCCTCCGCTCTGGCACAGCTTTTGATCGACCGCACCGAGATCTTCGACCGCCCCCGTTACGGCGTGCCACGCCCTCGCCCGAAGCTGATCATCTCCGAGATAGCAAGCGACGCATCGGCTATGGGAGCCGCCATCGCCCCGTTCAAATCGGCCTATTATTGA
- a CDS encoding class I SAM-dependent methyltransferase translates to MLQPLLMRREHGVFDGSAQGLFLFGNRRCRKLPVSPTLSRCRISKASGNCAAITASPGYWLRAWKNLPPAGGAFTTVTAVDPSEHMIALGRSLPGGNALNIRWVESFAEDFPTSGESFDLTVAAASIHWMDHGRLFPHLLANATAGHVMAVISGDDPFEPPWQSDWHSFLRKWVPEVTGQPFDHDKRSEGMRSYQSYLNLCGSEQFVSERPFEQSVADFISCQHSRDTFAPSKLGDQIASFDAELSELLRSYSTDDRLSFIVRTGIVWGEIKPI, encoded by the coding sequence GTGTTACAGCCTCTGCTTATGCGGCGAGAGCATGGAGTTTTTGATGGATCAGCGCAGGGGCTCTTCCTTTTCGGAAACCGACGTTGTCGCAAATTACCGGTATCGCCCACCTTATCCCGATGCCGTATTTCGAAAGCTTCTGGCAATTGCGCCGCGATCACAGCATCTCCTGGATATTGGTTGCGGGCCTGGAAAAATCTCCCGCCCGCTGGCGGTGCGTTTACAACAGTCACGGCGGTTGATCCCTCGGAGCATATGATCGCTCTCGGCAGATCGCTGCCGGGCGGTAACGCGCTGAATATCCGGTGGGTAGAAAGTTTCGCCGAGGACTTCCCGACCAGCGGTGAATCTTTCGACCTGACGGTCGCAGCGGCAAGCATCCACTGGATGGATCATGGCAGGCTGTTTCCGCATCTTTTGGCAAACGCCACAGCAGGTCATGTCATGGCCGTGATTTCCGGAGACGACCCGTTCGAACCTCCATGGCAATCGGATTGGCATTCTTTCCTGCGGAAGTGGGTGCCGGAGGTGACGGGTCAGCCTTTCGATCACGACAAGAGGTCCGAGGGCATGCGAAGCTACCAGAGCTATCTCAACCTCTGCGGCAGCGAACAGTTCGTATCAGAGCGTCCCTTTGAGCAGAGCGTCGCGGATTTCATCTCCTGTCAGCATTCGCGCGATACGTTTGCACCTTCGAAACTCGGCGACCAGATCGCAAGCTTTGACGCGGAACTCTCGGAGCTGTTGCGCTCTTATTCGACTGATGATCGGTTGAGCTTCATTGTCCGCACCGGGATTGTCTGGGGTGAAATCAAGCCGATCTGA
- a CDS encoding glycerophosphodiester phosphodiesterase family protein: MKYIDHIADPSRACAIVAHRGAWHQAPENSLAAIENAIAGGYDIVEVDIRQSADGVLFILHDDTLERMAGIDRIPEEMTIAEITSLRLRMADGGPDQPFTTQTVPTLEQVLETVRGRIFVDLDLKDLEMMGIVAAKVKEIGMADQVDLKARADTPEALAWLARQPGIDGIPFMGQAFFRVGSAEETAKAVIAARPFMCEAKFDALETLAGQHTRLRNAGISLWVNTLDPVSCCGLTDSAALADPDAIWGRMMAAGISVIQTDQPAALKAYIEARRA; encoded by the coding sequence ATGAAATACATCGACCACATTGCCGACCCGTCGCGCGCCTGCGCCATCGTCGCCCATCGCGGTGCCTGGCATCAGGCTCCCGAAAACAGCCTTGCGGCAATCGAGAATGCGATTGCCGGCGGCTATGACATCGTTGAGGTGGATATTCGCCAGAGCGCCGATGGCGTGCTGTTCATTCTGCACGACGACACGCTAGAGCGCATGGCTGGCATCGATCGCATCCCCGAGGAGATGACGATCGCCGAGATCACCAGCCTGCGGCTGCGCATGGCCGATGGCGGGCCGGACCAGCCGTTCACGACGCAGACCGTTCCGACGCTGGAACAGGTGCTCGAAACCGTGCGCGGCCGCATCTTCGTCGATCTCGACCTCAAGGACCTTGAGATGATGGGCATCGTCGCGGCCAAGGTCAAAGAGATCGGCATGGCCGACCAGGTCGATCTCAAGGCTCGCGCCGACACGCCGGAGGCGCTGGCTTGGCTCGCCAGGCAGCCCGGGATCGACGGCATTCCGTTCATGGGCCAGGCGTTCTTCAGGGTCGGGAGCGCCGAAGAGACCGCCAAGGCAGTTATCGCGGCGCGCCCCTTCATGTGCGAAGCCAAGTTCGATGCGCTTGAGACGCTGGCCGGCCAGCACACGCGTCTGCGTAACGCCGGAATCTCGCTCTGGGTCAACACGCTCGATCCGGTCTCCTGCTGCGGCTTGACCGATAGTGCGGCGCTTGCCGATCCCGACGCGATCTGGGGACGGATGATGGCGGCCGGCATCAGCGTCATCCAGACCGAC
- a CDS encoding transglutaminase-like domain-containing protein: MSGYESPVDFYMRPGPMTSAGSHAPALAALKGVETVAAAVQGALLHEAWAPHYNQPLTPARRAQSHTRPAREILDTIMEIDPAPLDIPRPPEKRSIGVCRHFTVLACAALKAQSVPARARCGFGMYFEVGKGIDHWIAEYWDGERWISADFQIDDRQRAALQLDFDPLDQPPGKFLSAGETWQRCRAGAADPDKFGIFDESGFWFIAMNLVRDFAALNNMEMLPWDNWGAMPQPEEEISPDGLAHFDHLSALTTDVDERFGELRALYQYDAGLRVPAQVFNGVRKQLEDVGGA; this comes from the coding sequence ATGAGCGGATATGAGAGCCCTGTCGATTTCTACATGCGCCCCGGCCCGATGACATCGGCCGGGTCGCATGCCCCTGCCCTTGCTGCGCTAAAGGGCGTCGAAACCGTTGCTGCGGCCGTGCAAGGCGCGCTGCTGCATGAAGCCTGGGCTCCGCACTACAATCAGCCGCTCACCCCGGCGCGAAGGGCGCAGTCACACACGCGGCCGGCGCGAGAGATACTCGATACGATCATGGAAATCGATCCCGCCCCGCTCGACATCCCGCGCCCACCGGAGAAGCGCAGCATCGGCGTGTGCCGCCATTTCACCGTTCTCGCCTGCGCGGCACTCAAGGCCCAGAGCGTCCCGGCGCGTGCCCGCTGCGGCTTCGGCATGTATTTCGAGGTCGGTAAGGGCATCGATCACTGGATCGCCGAATATTGGGACGGAGAGCGCTGGATCTCTGCGGACTTCCAGATCGACGATCGTCAGCGCGCCGCCTTGCAGCTCGATTTCGATCCCCTCGACCAGCCGCCGGGCAAATTCCTCAGCGCCGGCGAAACCTGGCAGCGCTGCCGCGCCGGCGCAGCCGATCCAGACAAATTCGGCATCTTCGACGAGTCTGGCTTCTGGTTCATCGCCATGAACCTCGTGCGTGACTTTGCGGCCCTTAACAACATGGAGATGCTCCCCTGGGACAATTGGGGAGCGATGCCGCAGCCCGAGGAAGAAATATCTCCGGATGGATTGGCGCATTTTGATCATCTCTCCGCCCTGACGACCGACGTGGACGAACGCTTCGGGGAACTGCGGGCGCTCTACCAGTACGATGCCGGACTGCGCGTGCCGGCGCAGGTCTTCAATGGCGTGCGCAAGCAACTGGAGGATGTCGGCGGCGCGTGA